Part of the Nicotiana sylvestris chromosome 5, ASM39365v2, whole genome shotgun sequence genome is shown below.
TTATATGGGCATTACAATATGCGAATCTCTTCTTGATAAATATTGGATATGTCATCATGAGCGGTTCAGCCTTAAAGGTTAGAAATAAATTTTCCCTCGTGcagcctttttttttctttggataATAATTAGATAGGCTGGACAAAGTATCTCTATATGTTTTAAGTGAATAGAAAGTCTTCAAACATTTTTTCTGATTCATGCGTTCCTTGAGTTGCTTGCCAGGCTTTCTATGTTATCTTTAGGGATGACCATCAGCTAAAGCTGCCACACTTTATAGCAATAGCTGGATTAGCATGCATCCTCTTTGCCATTGCAACACCACATTTATCAGCACTGAGGGTTTGGCTCGGGTTTTCAACACTGTTTATGGTACTGTATCTCAGCATAGCATTTGCGTTGTCTGTTAAAGATGGTATGCTACTTCCTCACTTTAATATTTGACTAGCCATATGAACACAATGCAAGCATGTGACAAAAGTAATATATTacattaattaattttattagTTCACCGAACTGTGGAACATGTAAAATAACATACAAACAGAGGTAGTTGTAAACCATAAAATTATTGAGGTTATTACAAAATCAAATACAATGTGACTAATTTAATATTACATTCCAAGTCGCAATTGACTATAATTTCATTGAGGGTAAAATTTGATTATGTAATTTGACCAAAAAACTTGTGGCTATAATTGTCAAAAatgtcgataagttcaaaatgtcTCTGTGCCAATTCTCAGTTCTGGTATGAGTATTGCCATTTGTCTAAGTAATAAGGAGCCCTATTTTCAAGTTGGTTACATAATAGACCTGCAGGCTTTCGGTGCTTATGATGTAGTTTTGATTTCCTCCGCGTTACAAAAATTAATGCATGCTTGAGGAAATCAATTGTGTTAAGCTGATAGCATAATCAGATAAATATTATTCATTGAAAgacattttctaaagaagaatttcTGATACTTAATTGTGTAAATATTAGAGTTAAATGCCAAGAGGTGTTGTTATGTCACATATCATCAGTTTCTCAAATTATACATGGGGAGGCTACTAGATTTTATCATCATACAATGCCAGTTTTGCTTTTTCTGTCAGTAGTTTCTAGAAAGTGTTCCAGAATCTCATGTTACAGTTAGTAGAGCTATTATGAAGGCGATGTGAACTACAATCCCTTACCCATATTATCATCATATCAGCAGAATATTTCACACATAAGCATCTACATATGGAGGGGCTTGTCTTGTTTGTCTACCTGATATGCAGTTGATGCCGCATTGGAGTTTTCCTTGATGTGCTAGAACCATGCTCTATATAAACTTGACGGTGTTCAGAACTAGTGAAAGGAAATCTTAAATTTTCAAATCTTATATGATCCCACCTTCGACTTAAGACTAAAAGAGGATGAAAATGTGGTCGCAGCAGTTGTGGGAAATCTTTCTTTTGGCCCAAAAACTACCTCTTAGACGGGGTTAGAAAAAATTGAATAAATCTAATCAGAATGAAGGAGAAGCAAAATTCTGTAATACGAATGATTCCCTTCTAGTCTCAGACGAGATCTTTCAAATGGAACATTTTTTTGTAGTCTCTCACCTTCTCTCCTAACCAGTCAAAGGGAAGAAATTAGACTTTTCCTTCCTCTATGTTTCTCACTTTTACCTTCTGAACTCTTTATCTTTTCCAACATTTCGTCATATGCACTTAATAAATTTGAACTATTTGCTTTTCTTCGTTTATAGCATTATTATGACTGTGTTAACCCTTCAATTTTGGTGTGGACTTGTACTTGGTTATGAATGTCTAAATATTTTTGACATGCATATCTCTGGGATATGGAGGCAGCTTTTAAATTTTAAGCAGGTCCTTTTGTTTTATGGAGTGACAAGGATCCCTTAGCTTTTTTCATTAGCCTGCCATTGTTTGGTCCTTGAGAATTAGTTGAAGCAGCTACACTGATATATACTTTAGCATCATCTTGCTTGTCTCACTGAAGTATCCGAGATCCGTATCACAGGTGTAAAGGCTTCTCCTAGGGACTACAGCATTCCAGGATCAGGAGCCAACACAATTTGGGCAATTATTGGTGCGACTGGAAACCTTTTCTTTGCATTTAACACTGGAATGATCCCAGAGATACAGGTTAGGAAATACATCCACCAACTTTTGTGATGAGTGCCATACTTTGTTATGAATTTTAAGTTACGTACAATGACTTGATTAGATCCTTCGAATCTTGTTATATGATCAGTATATCTGTTGCCTATGCTCAGTTAGATATCTAAAATTTTAACCAGTGGTTGCAGGAGTATTATCTATTTGATGTCAGCAGATTGAAACGGCTTCCTCATTATTGTATGGGATAGATTCTAAAGTAGTCGAAGTGAAATGTTTGGCACCATCGTTTGTAATTCAACTTTTCTTTTCTAAATACATTGACAGTTAGATAGCGCCCACTGGCACCTGATACATAAGTCAATCCGAACGTCATAGTTTGCGCTTTTTAGCTTCATTTTACGGGTCTCACTTGCTGATAGAATGATAGTGTCAGTTGGAGCTAAAATGTTCGCTTAATTAACTATCATCTCTAATGAGCTAAAATGGTTTTCTCTCAATCTTCATTGGTGTTGCTTGCGGATTGGGAAATATTCTATCTTTATTAATTTAACTGTTGAATGTGTCCCCACCGGGCATTATGAGAAAAGATATTTTCTGCAGAGTACTTCTGTTGATTTCTCTCCAGCTTTTCTGTTAGCTCTTAGTTTTCTTTATAACTGTCGTTTGATAcaattttcttgaatttatgttgcGACAGGCTACAATCAGACAACCTGTCGTTCGAAACATGGTGAAAGCTCTTAACTTTCAGTTTACAGTGGGAGTTGTTCCCATGCATGCTGTTACTTACATTGGGTATTGGGCTTATGGATCTGGCGTTTCATCCTACTTGCTCAACAATGTCCATGGTCCAGATTGGTTATTGGGAGTTGCTCACTTGTCTGCCTTCTTCCAAGCTATCATTACCTTGCATGTAATATTAATCACCTTGATTTTATTTGGAATTTTATTGTTTTTACCTTTAAAAAAGAACCAACAGTTGATTATTCTTCTCTAATAGTAGTTACTTTGCTTCTGGTTGTAGATATTTGCAAGTCCGACATATGAGTTTCTAGACACTAAATATGGAATCAAAGGAAGCGCCTTGGCTCCGCGCAATCTTGCATTCAGACTGTTCGTCAGGGGTGGTTACCTTATAATGACCACTTTCCTATCAGCTTTGCTACCTTTCCTGGGAAACTTCATGAGCCTTACTGGTGCTATCAGCACAATTCCGCTCACGTTTATACTCCCAAACCACATGTACCTTGTCGCGAAGAAAAACAAGTTATCAAGCTTACAGAAGAGTTGGC
Proteins encoded:
- the LOC104246519 gene encoding proline transporter 3-like, producing MEDEHNNGVYGQSPSYRKEKTEDEHSVVIPDTAHQVSNDSWFQVGVVLSMGVNSAYALGYSGTIMVPLGWIGGVVGLVLSTIVSLYASALMAKLHEVGGKRHIRYRDLAGFLYGRTAYMLIWALQYANLFLINIGYVIMSGSALKAFYVIFRDDHQLKLPHFIAIAGLACILFAIATPHLSALRVWLGFSTLFMVLYLSIAFALSVKDGVKASPRDYSIPGSGANTIWAIIGATGNLFFAFNTGMIPEIQATIRQPVVRNMVKALNFQFTVGVVPMHAVTYIGYWAYGSGVSSYLLNNVHGPDWLLGVAHLSAFFQAIITLHIFASPTYEFLDTKYGIKGSALAPRNLAFRLFVRGGYLIMTTFLSALLPFLGNFMSLTGAISTIPLTFILPNHMYLVAKKNKLSSLQKSWHWLNILVFGCMSVAAFVAALKLTILQTQTYHVFADL